In one window of Photorhabdus laumondii subsp. laumondii DNA:
- a CDS encoding MFS transporter, whose translation MDKEFRKLILASSGNSFTLYLEMIISFTLITYHWNGGAIYSSLYTISYAASLLFLTPYVSSFVDENIKPKKYIIIISLLCGVITIFQYNIDDMNIYILYSFIKNILRLFLGPSNFKILKNISTNQFEKNFSYWQVLFQIYKMLAPLFLGFILIYYSTKQILILISMLYFISAVLYIFVSEPLINVNRKKNKISLINYFNIMKDNKILFSFIVISTLTCFGYLSDSLIALSFMAQGLNGSHYSFAMCLSGISGVLIGLVFGKYKINISLNTMLSSFFLWGTGYLLIGIANQFNDLFPDKINLFFIFLAMAIIGMGSSMNNIIITIYMQKFATNDNSAKIFGLTSISVGFSMFIGPLIGSTISYLFSISIVFFTTFIGIFLTIIGVILINRKFTS comes from the coding sequence ATGGATAAAGAATTTCGCAAATTAATATTAGCCTCTTCAGGGAATTCTTTCACCTTGTATTTGGAGATGATAATATCATTTACGTTAATTACATATCACTGGAACGGTGGAGCAATATACTCATCGTTATATACAATTTCATATGCTGCATCGTTACTATTTCTAACGCCCTATGTTTCGTCATTTGTAGATGAAAATATAAAACCCAAAAAGTACATTATTATCATTTCGTTACTTTGCGGTGTTATTACCATTTTTCAATACAATATTGATGACATGAATATATATATTCTTTATTCTTTTATTAAAAACATCCTGCGTTTATTTTTAGGGCCTTCTAATTTTAAAATATTAAAAAACATATCAACCAATCAATTTGAAAAAAACTTTAGTTATTGGCAGGTTTTATTTCAAATATACAAAATGTTAGCCCCGTTATTTTTAGGTTTTATTCTTATCTATTACTCAACAAAACAGATTCTTATTTTAATATCAATGCTTTATTTTATTTCAGCAGTCTTATATATTTTTGTTTCAGAACCGTTGATCAATGTTAATCGCAAAAAAAACAAGATATCACTAATTAATTACTTTAATATAATGAAAGATAATAAAATATTGTTTTCATTTATTGTTATTTCCACTTTAACTTGTTTTGGCTATCTATCAGATAGCTTAATAGCTCTTAGCTTTATGGCGCAGGGATTGAATGGCAGCCATTATAGTTTTGCCATGTGTCTTTCAGGTATTTCAGGTGTTTTAATTGGTTTAGTATTTGGAAAGTATAAGATTAACATATCTTTAAATACTATGTTATCTTCATTCTTTTTGTGGGGAACGGGGTATCTTCTAATAGGAATAGCAAATCAATTTAACGACTTATTTCCTGATAAAATCAATTTATTTTTTATATTTTTAGCAATGGCAATAATAGGAATGGGATCGTCCATGAATAATATTATTATTACCATTTATATGCAGAAATTCGCAACTAATGATAACTCGGCTAAAATATTTGGCTTAACGTCAATTTCTGTTGGTTTTTCTATGTTTATTGGCCCTTTGATAGGTTCCACAATATCTTATCTTTTTTCCATAAGCATCGTTTTTTTTACAACATTTATAGGTATTTTTTTAACTATAATTGGGGTTATTTTAATAAATCGTAAATTCACGTCATGA
- a CDS encoding 2OG-Fe(II) oxygenase family protein: protein MTTSSTMRTPIKLPPMPSESEASKTYKSADMARSYLEGDDLIFTDKDGFNRALRDGFFLLKAPSYMDFEHGDRFAYHFFEPATEGDLRPYTGFKSYTFSNSYEGYFDREHDQWEHFRLERENWHLMPSEVATLGHHMAHIGICVLRSVLTYVGIPRRDWELITNGISEGLRNQMLSFNHFRSEKAIRGSKFHRDSGWVTVLRSTERGLLAYINDELLAIEPVPGYLIINFGSSIEVLTENLTPNVRANIHGVARTERNRQRDRMSYVMFLVSDLAGNVYKYGPNGPINVQSVKEFVIQEASRTYDDDNDAL, encoded by the coding sequence ATGACAACATCATCAACAATGCGAACGCCAATCAAGCTACCACCAATGCCATCAGAAAGCGAAGCCTCAAAAACATATAAATCAGCAGACATGGCACGCTCCTATCTAGAGGGAGATGATCTTATTTTTACTGACAAAGACGGCTTTAACCGAGCCCTCCGGGATGGTTTTTTCCTCCTGAAAGCACCATCATATATGGATTTTGAACACGGCGATCGATTTGCATACCACTTCTTTGAACCCGCCACAGAAGGTGACCTTCGCCCCTATACGGGATTCAAATCATATACTTTTTCCAATAGTTACGAAGGTTATTTCGACAGAGAACATGATCAATGGGAACATTTCCGCCTCGAACGGGAAAATTGGCACCTCATGCCATCAGAGGTCGCAACACTAGGTCACCATATGGCACACATCGGTATATGTGTACTACGCTCTGTGCTAACTTATGTTGGTATTCCTCGTCGTGATTGGGAACTCATTACTAATGGTATTTCAGAAGGGCTAAGAAACCAGATGTTATCGTTTAACCACTTCCGATCAGAGAAAGCCATCCGAGGCTCTAAATTTCATCGGGATTCAGGATGGGTGACCGTCCTAAGATCAACTGAACGTGGCCTTCTTGCCTATATAAATGATGAGCTTTTAGCTATTGAGCCTGTTCCAGGATACCTAATAATTAACTTTGGTAGTTCGATCGAAGTGCTGACAGAAAATTTAACCCCGAATGTTCGAGCCAATATACATGGCGTTGCTCGCACAGAAAGAAATAGGCAACGCGATAGAATGTCATATGTCATGTTTTTAGTTAGCGATCTGGCTGGCAATGTCTACAAATATGGTCCCAACGGCCCCATCAACGTTCAATCTGTTAAAGAGTTTGTTATCCAAGAAGCGAGTCGAACATACGATGATGATAATGACGCTTTGTAG
- the mltD gene encoding murein transglycosylase D, translating to MKTKAILFASVLLVGCQSGPDWSTTAGQRAQNSSSTSLKTGKIATDNTNQLAAYWGEGDSGAQHELWGYIRDELKMKIPDNYRVREQRNYYLKNKSYLHDVTLRAEPYMYWIVRQIKQRDMPMELVLVPIVESAFNPHATSHAKAAGLWQIIPDTGRNYGLTQDKWYDARRDVAASTTAALNLLQRLNKMFNGDWLLAIAAYNSGEGRVMRAIKENQIKGKPTDFWSLSLPRETALYVPKVLALSDVIRNSDKYGITLPKSNNQRALAQIDVGQQITLSQAAELAGMSLTSIKAYNPGYKRGVTSPNGPHYIMLPKAKVNQFKNSLANKTVLSNIRQEVAKNNHRLSKQSQYKVRSGDTLSAIAKRFNISTRELQRLNNLKTARLLKIGQLLRVNNDNAIIYRVRQGDSIASIAKRHGINIKDLMNWNDGIKTTDIKPGIELTLYINEYYDEA from the coding sequence ATGAAGACAAAAGCGATTCTGTTCGCATCTGTCTTGCTGGTTGGCTGTCAATCAGGGCCTGATTGGTCGACGACAGCCGGACAACGGGCACAGAATTCGTCTTCAACGAGTCTAAAGACCGGCAAGATAGCAACTGATAATACCAATCAGCTTGCTGCTTACTGGGGAGAGGGTGATTCTGGCGCTCAGCATGAGCTGTGGGGATATATCCGTGATGAGTTGAAGATGAAAATCCCTGATAACTACAGGGTACGTGAACAACGAAATTATTACCTGAAAAACAAGAGCTATCTCCACGATGTAACTTTACGGGCTGAACCGTATATGTACTGGATAGTCAGGCAGATAAAGCAACGCGATATGCCGATGGAACTGGTACTGGTACCCATAGTGGAGAGTGCTTTTAACCCGCATGCTACCTCACATGCTAAGGCCGCTGGTCTGTGGCAGATTATCCCGGATACGGGTCGCAATTACGGTCTTACTCAAGATAAATGGTACGACGCACGTCGGGATGTTGCCGCATCAACCACTGCCGCCCTGAATCTGTTACAACGCCTGAATAAAATGTTCAATGGTGACTGGTTATTGGCTATTGCTGCTTATAACAGCGGCGAAGGCCGTGTTATGCGCGCAATAAAAGAAAACCAGATAAAAGGTAAGCCAACGGATTTCTGGTCATTATCACTACCACGGGAGACTGCGCTCTATGTGCCTAAAGTTCTGGCGCTCAGTGATGTCATCCGTAATAGCGATAAATATGGCATTACGCTGCCAAAATCCAATAACCAGCGGGCACTTGCTCAAATTGATGTTGGTCAACAAATCACGCTGTCTCAAGCCGCAGAACTGGCTGGCATGTCCCTGACATCGATTAAAGCCTACAACCCTGGGTATAAGCGAGGAGTGACATCACCTAACGGCCCGCATTACATCATGCTGCCAAAGGCAAAAGTTAATCAGTTTAAAAACTCGCTGGCAAATAAAACAGTTTTGAGCAATATTCGCCAAGAAGTTGCTAAAAACAACCACCGACTGAGTAAACAAAGCCAATATAAAGTTCGTTCAGGTGATACATTATCCGCTATTGCCAAGCGGTTTAATATTTCCACCCGTGAATTACAGCGCTTGAATAATCTGAAAACCGCCAGATTGTTAAAAATCGGACAATTATTAAGGGTAAATAATGACAATGCTATTATTTACCGTGTACGCCAAGGTGATTCAATTGCCAGTATAGCTAAACGTCATGGCATCAATATTAAGGATTTAATGAACTGGAACGATGGTATAAAAACAACAGATATCAAGCCAGGAATTGAACTAACGCTTTATATCAATGAATATTATGATGAAGCATAA
- the gloB gene encoding hydroxyacylglutathione hydrolase, with product MELISIPALSDNYIWLLCDENRHVVIVDPAESQPVLDTLESRGWIPDAILLTHHHHDHVGGVPGIIDRFPELLVYGPAETQSKGATIIVCGGDSINFGHFSFQIIDVPGHTLGHIAFYQAPYLFCGDTLFSGGCGRLFEGTAEQMYTSIGKIAELPDDTLICCAHEYTISNMKFAHAVLPNQTISEYQQKVIRMRENNQPTIPTTLQTEKKINIFLKCDDIDLQRNIGITPNSQPLSAVFHQLRRQKDQF from the coding sequence ATGGAGCTTATCAGCATTCCTGCCCTTTCGGATAATTACATTTGGTTACTTTGTGACGAAAATAGACATGTTGTCATCGTTGATCCGGCAGAATCACAACCTGTTCTTGATACCTTGGAATCTCGTGGCTGGATACCCGATGCAATTTTACTTACCCATCATCATCACGATCATGTTGGTGGCGTCCCTGGAATTATTGATCGATTCCCTGAGCTACTAGTATACGGCCCAGCAGAAACCCAGAGCAAAGGTGCCACCATCATAGTATGTGGCGGTGATAGCATCAATTTTGGTCATTTTTCTTTCCAGATCATCGATGTTCCAGGCCACACTCTAGGGCACATTGCTTTTTATCAAGCGCCTTATCTCTTTTGTGGGGATACCTTGTTCTCTGGTGGCTGTGGACGTCTCTTTGAAGGCACCGCTGAGCAAATGTATACATCTATCGGAAAAATAGCTGAGCTGCCTGATGACACACTCATCTGTTGTGCCCATGAATATACTATTTCTAATATGAAGTTTGCTCATGCTGTTTTACCTAATCAGACTATCAGCGAATACCAGCAAAAAGTAATCAGAATGAGGGAAAATAATCAACCAACAATACCAACCACATTACAAACTGAGAAAAAAATCAATATTTTCTTAAAATGTGATGATATTGATTTACAAAGAAATATTGGCATTACACCCAACTCTCAACCGCTTTCCGCCGTTTTCCACCAACTAAGAAGACAAAAAGATCAATTTTGA
- a CDS encoding class I SAM-dependent methyltransferase, with product MKSAHTIQNINPPASWADLPWGEYYRAALERQLQPWWPKIFGFHLLKVGNLSAEIDSNGCPIFNQINVGREGKNMQVISDPYHLPFEEKSVDACLLSHMLAYSADPHRLLREVDRVMIDDGWLIISGFNSLSLLGLGKLVPGLWRHQPYCSRMFSMMRQLDWLSLLNYEVVYRDSFQVLPWRNETGFSNRHLSVLGCVSLIIARKRTLPLTLNQRKVTRLKPKLGNAVGVTKCYRKR from the coding sequence ATGAAATCTGCACATACAATACAGAATATAAATCCCCCGGCTTCTTGGGCTGATTTACCTTGGGGGGAGTATTACCGTGCCGCTTTGGAGCGCCAATTACAACCCTGGTGGCCAAAAATATTTGGTTTCCATCTGCTGAAAGTCGGTAATTTGAGTGCTGAAATTGACAGTAATGGCTGTCCGATTTTTAATCAGATTAATGTCGGTAGGGAAGGCAAGAATATGCAGGTGATTAGCGATCCTTACCATCTGCCGTTTGAAGAAAAGTCCGTTGATGCTTGCTTACTGAGTCATATGTTGGCTTACAGCGCTGATCCCCATCGTCTTTTACGGGAAGTTGACCGGGTGATGATTGATGATGGCTGGCTCATTATCAGTGGTTTTAATTCATTGAGTCTGCTTGGTTTGGGGAAATTAGTACCGGGATTATGGCGTCATCAACCCTATTGCAGCCGGATGTTTTCCATGATGCGCCAACTTGATTGGTTGAGCTTGCTTAATTATGAAGTGGTGTATCGTGACAGCTTTCAAGTATTGCCCTGGCGAAATGAAACAGGTTTTTCTAATCGGCACTTGTCTGTATTAGGCTGTGTCAGTCTGATTATTGCTCGCAAGCGCACACTGCCATTAACACTAAACCAGAGAAAAGTGACGCGATTAAAACCTAAATTGGGCAATGCCGTTGGCGTAACAAAATGTTACCGGAAGCGGTAA
- the rnhA gene encoding ribonuclease HI produces the protein MGKQVEIFTDGSCLGNPGPGGYGVLLRYQQHEKTLSEGFYHTTNNRMELMAAIIGLETLTRPCKIVLTTDSQYVRQGITQWIHNWKKRGWRKADKSPVSNVDLWQRLDQAISRHNIDWQWVKGHAGHDENERCDELARAAANSPTETDTGYLENRD, from the coding sequence ATGGGCAAGCAGGTAGAAATTTTCACCGACGGATCTTGTCTCGGCAATCCGGGGCCTGGGGGCTACGGTGTGTTATTACGTTATCAACAACACGAAAAAACCCTTAGCGAAGGTTTTTATCATACAACCAACAACAGAATGGAGCTGATGGCAGCAATTATTGGTCTGGAAACACTGACTCGCCCTTGCAAAATTGTCTTAACCACCGACAGCCAGTATGTGCGTCAAGGCATTACACAATGGATCCATAACTGGAAAAAACGTGGCTGGCGTAAAGCAGATAAATCTCCTGTCAGCAATGTCGATTTATGGCAGCGTCTTGATCAAGCCATTAGCCGCCATAACATTGATTGGCAATGGGTCAAAGGCCACGCCGGACATGATGAAAATGAGCGTTGTGATGAACTGGCCCGCGCCGCAGCAAACTCACCAACAGAAACCGACACGGGATATCTCGAAAATAGAGATTAA
- the dnaQ gene encoding DNA polymerase III subunit epsilon produces the protein MSTAITRQVVLDTETTGMNKLGVHYEGHKIIEIGAVEVINRRLTGRHFHVYIQPDRLVDPEAFEVHGISDEFLQDKPLFADIADEFIEFIRGAELIIHNAPFDIGFIDYEFGKLNRDIPPTADFCKITDSLQLARGLFPGKRNNLDALCDRYDIDNSKRTLHGALLDAEILSDVYLIMTGGQTSLAFSMEGEIASGANVSEIQRITRPQMALKVIYATDEELAAHESRLDLVEKKGGSCLWRMNLGQS, from the coding sequence ATGAGCACGGCAATTACACGACAAGTTGTTCTTGATACCGAAACTACCGGTATGAATAAATTAGGTGTTCACTATGAAGGGCACAAAATTATTGAAATTGGGGCCGTGGAGGTTATTAACCGTCGTTTAACCGGTCGCCATTTTCATGTCTATATTCAGCCGGATAGATTGGTCGACCCTGAAGCATTTGAAGTGCATGGGATCAGCGATGAATTTTTGCAAGATAAGCCGCTGTTTGCTGACATTGCAGATGAGTTTATTGAATTTATTCGCGGCGCTGAATTGATTATCCATAACGCTCCCTTCGATATCGGCTTTATCGATTATGAGTTTGGCAAACTGAATCGTGATATTCCGCCAACTGCGGATTTCTGCAAGATTACTGATAGCTTACAACTTGCAAGAGGGCTATTTCCGGGGAAAAGGAATAACCTTGATGCGTTATGTGATCGTTATGATATAGACAATTCTAAACGAACCTTACATGGGGCGTTACTCGATGCTGAGATATTGTCTGATGTCTATTTGATAATGACCGGCGGGCAGACTTCTCTTGCCTTTTCAATGGAAGGAGAGATTGCTAGCGGTGCGAATGTTTCTGAAATACAGCGTATTACCCGGCCTCAAATGGCATTAAAAGTTATTTATGCAACGGATGAAGAGCTCGCTGCACATGAATCCAGGTTGGATTTAGTGGAGAAGAAAGGCGGGAGCTGTTTATGGCGTATGAATCTTGGACAAAGCTAA
- a CDS encoding helix-turn-helix domain-containing protein: MDIQDWHPADIIAALRKQGTNLSAVSRKAGLASSTLSNALHRPWPKGEALIATELGLHPSDIWPSRYKPGKENKFLIRIAETSTIESW; encoded by the coding sequence ATGGATATTCAAGACTGGCATCCGGCAGATATTATTGCAGCACTAAGAAAACAAGGAACAAATCTTTCAGCCGTTTCCCGCAAAGCCGGATTAGCATCCTCGACATTGAGTAATGCATTACATCGCCCGTGGCCAAAGGGAGAGGCATTAATCGCTACTGAATTGGGTTTACATCCATCGGATATTTGGCCATCACGCTATAAGCCTGGCAAAGAAAATAAATTCCTAATAAGAATTGCAGAAACAAGCACTATAGAAAGCTGGTAG
- a CDS encoding PAS domain-containing protein encodes MSNIRKRPNNITPQLIYMWEKSNEPWGAKDRQSKFIYANPAFYQLLNLPEDFDISGLSTDELPSPIAEYTEEYCRQDQKVMQTMKTVTSLETHLFGGNKVKQTYRCSKYPLCDENGNCIGITFHMSKAQNFSTAYYHEKSPPAALEFTPPNDILTQTEWEVLFLALRSPDEESISKELMISTEDAVNHIQSIYQKFNLPLHIKLKDFCKANKFDLYIPERFVTIGSQEL; translated from the coding sequence ATGTCAAACATCAGAAAAAGACCAAATAATATCACCCCGCAATTAATTTACATGTGGGAAAAAAGTAATGAGCCGTGGGGCGCTAAAGATCGCCAATCAAAATTTATATACGCAAATCCTGCTTTTTACCAACTGCTCAATTTGCCTGAAGATTTCGATATTTCAGGACTTTCAACGGACGAATTACCTTCACCTATTGCAGAATATACAGAAGAATATTGTCGTCAGGATCAAAAAGTGATGCAAACCATGAAAACAGTCACTTCACTTGAGACGCACCTTTTTGGAGGAAATAAAGTCAAGCAAACCTATCGCTGTAGTAAATACCCACTTTGCGATGAAAATGGGAACTGCATCGGTATCACGTTTCACATGTCCAAAGCGCAAAACTTTTCGACTGCTTACTATCATGAAAAATCACCTCCAGCGGCTTTGGAATTTACACCGCCTAACGACATACTCACCCAAACTGAATGGGAAGTTCTTTTTCTAGCCCTTCGCTCACCGGATGAAGAGAGTATCAGCAAAGAATTAATGATAAGCACAGAAGATGCCGTTAATCATATTCAGTCAATTTATCAAAAATTTAATCTACCACTGCATATAAAATTAAAAGATTTCTGCAAAGCAAATAAGTTTGATCTATATATTCCAGAAAGATTCGTCACTATTGGTAGCCAAGAGTTGTAA
- the tkt gene encoding transketolase, whose amino-acid sequence MTTRKTLANAIRFLSMDAVQKAKSGHPGAPMGMADIAEVLWRDYLNHNPTDPHWVDRDRFVLSNGHGSMLIYSLLHLTGYDVSVDDLKNFRQLHSKTPGHPEYGYTPGVETTTGPLGQGIANAVGFAIAERTLAAQFNRPGHEIVDHNTYVFMGDGCMMEGISHEVCSLAGTLKLGKLVAFYDDNGISIDGHVEGWFTDDTASRFEAYGWHVIRGVDGHNADSVKAAIEEARKVTDKPSLLMCKTIIGFGAPTKAGTHDSHGAPLGDAEIAATREALGWNYPAFEIPAEIYSEWDAKEAGNVKQAAWNEKFAAYEKAYPELAAEFKRRTSGELPANWEVESKAFIEQLQKNPANIASRKASQNALEAFGKVLPEFMGGSADLAPSNLTMWSGSNPLNEDQAGNYIHYGVREFGMSAIMNGIALHGGFVPYGATFLMFVEYARNAVRMAALMKIRSIFVYTHDSIGLGEDGPTHQPVEQLASLRVTPNLSTWRPCDQVESAVAWKYAIDRKAGPSALIFSRQNLAQQERTAEQLANIEKGAYILKDCQGQPELILIATGSEIELAVSAYHQLTEEGRQVRVVSMPSTDAFDKQDAAYREAVLPAAVSARVAVEAGIADYWFKYVGMNGAIVGMDTFGESAPADQLFKTFGFTVENVVAKAKALLK is encoded by the coding sequence ATGACCACTCGTAAAACCCTTGCTAATGCTATTCGCTTCCTGAGCATGGATGCTGTGCAGAAAGCAAAATCAGGGCACCCTGGTGCACCTATGGGAATGGCGGATATCGCTGAAGTTTTATGGCGTGATTATTTGAATCATAACCCAACTGATCCACATTGGGTCGATCGTGATCGTTTTGTATTGTCTAACGGTCATGGTTCTATGCTGATTTATAGTCTGTTGCATCTCACCGGTTATGATGTTTCAGTCGATGATCTGAAAAATTTCCGTCAGTTACACTCTAAAACCCCAGGCCATCCTGAGTATGGCTATACTCCAGGCGTAGAAACTACGACAGGTCCTTTAGGGCAGGGGATTGCCAACGCAGTCGGTTTTGCGATTGCTGAACGCACTCTGGCCGCGCAATTTAACCGTCCTGGTCATGAGATCGTTGACCATAATACTTATGTCTTTATGGGTGATGGCTGCATGATGGAGGGCATTTCTCATGAAGTTTGCTCTCTGGCGGGAACGTTAAAGTTAGGCAAGTTGGTTGCTTTCTATGATGACAATGGCATTTCCATTGATGGTCATGTTGAAGGCTGGTTTACGGATGATACGGCAAGCCGTTTTGAGGCGTATGGCTGGCATGTGATTCGCGGTGTTGATGGTCATAATGCAGATTCAGTTAAAGCTGCTATCGAAGAAGCACGTAAAGTGACGGATAAACCTTCTCTGTTAATGTGCAAAACGATTATCGGTTTTGGTGCGCCAACCAAAGCGGGTACCCATGATTCTCATGGCGCGCCATTGGGTGATGCGGAAATTGCTGCGACTCGTGAAGCACTCGGTTGGAATTATCCGGCATTTGAAATTCCAGCGGAAATCTATTCTGAGTGGGATGCCAAAGAAGCTGGCAATGTGAAACAAGCCGCTTGGAATGAAAAATTCGCTGCCTATGAAAAGGCGTATCCTGAATTAGCGGCTGAATTTAAACGTCGTACCAGTGGTGAGTTACCGGCAAACTGGGAAGTTGAATCAAAAGCATTTATCGAACAGTTGCAAAAAAATCCAGCCAATATTGCCAGTCGTAAAGCATCTCAGAATGCCTTGGAAGCTTTTGGTAAGGTGTTGCCTGAATTTATGGGGGGATCTGCTGATTTGGCACCAAGTAACCTCACGATGTGGTCAGGTTCTAATCCGTTGAACGAAGATCAGGCAGGTAATTATATCCATTATGGTGTTCGTGAATTTGGCATGTCAGCCATTATGAATGGTATCGCTCTGCATGGTGGTTTTGTGCCTTATGGTGCAACCTTCCTGATGTTCGTTGAATATGCCCGTAACGCCGTGCGTATGGCGGCATTGATGAAAATTCGCAGCATCTTTGTTTATACCCATGACTCAATTGGTTTGGGTGAAGATGGTCCGACTCACCAGCCAGTAGAACAGCTCGCCAGTTTGCGTGTGACGCCAAATTTGAGCACATGGCGTCCATGTGACCAGGTTGAATCTGCGGTGGCGTGGAAATACGCTATCGATCGTAAAGCAGGTCCATCAGCACTTATTTTCTCTCGTCAGAATCTGGCACAGCAAGAACGTACTGCTGAGCAGTTGGCTAATATCGAGAAAGGGGCTTACATCCTGAAAGATTGTCAGGGGCAACCAGAACTGATTTTGATCGCAACGGGTTCAGAAATTGAATTGGCGGTGAGTGCTTACCACCAATTGACTGAGGAAGGTCGTCAGGTGCGCGTAGTCTCAATGCCGTCTACTGATGCTTTTGATAAGCAAGATGCTGCATACCGAGAAGCGGTTCTGCCTGCTGCGGTTTCTGCACGTGTTGCAGTCGAAGCGGGTATCGCCGATTACTGGTTTAAATATGTCGGTATGAATGGCGCTATCGTTGGTATGGATACATTTGGTGAGTCAGCACCTGCTGATCAGTTGTTTAAAACGTTTGGTTTCACTGTAGAGAATGTGGTCGCTAAGGCTAAAGCTTTGCTGAAATAA
- a CDS encoding antibiotic biosynthesis monooxygenase family protein — translation MVKLEEMDTHVTLREQLFSNTDGSIVLVNIFHVDPSMADTLIETWKEDAEYFRSKVGLISAQLHRGIAGSGTFMNYAIWESLERFRAAFTDPEFKEKLAKYPDGIVGSPHVFQKVAVPGICVA, via the coding sequence ATGGTCAAGCTAGAAGAAATGGACACCCACGTAACCCTGCGGGAACAGTTATTTTCGAACACCGATGGCTCCATCGTGCTGGTGAACATATTCCATGTTGATCCCTCAATGGCTGACACCCTAATAGAAACCTGGAAGGAAGATGCAGAATATTTCCGGTCTAAGGTAGGACTGATTTCCGCACAATTACATCGCGGAATCGCTGGCAGCGGCACATTCATGAACTACGCCATTTGGGAGAGTCTGGAGCGTTTCCGCGCCGCGTTCACGGACCCTGAATTCAAGGAGAAACTCGCCAAGTATCCTGATGGGATTGTCGGTTCGCCTCACGTATTCCAAAAAGTAGCCGTCCCTGGAATTTGCGTGGCATAA
- a CDS encoding MarR family winged helix-turn-helix transcriptional regulator, whose protein sequence is MSTEKTSAFEVFTEITLAVFRLNALLLSKGDQLVAPLGITSARWQVLGAIAHAPHPLTTPQIAAAMGITRQGVQKQLNLGLSSGMVKTITNPRHERSPLYQLTELGRRTFDAAISLEAEWVGSLVQSTDPNELKVTLNTLISLETKLEESPVPNSTI, encoded by the coding sequence GTGTCAACCGAGAAAACTTCGGCGTTCGAGGTATTCACTGAGATCACATTGGCGGTATTTCGGCTCAACGCCCTACTGCTCTCTAAAGGGGATCAGCTCGTTGCCCCGTTGGGAATCACGAGTGCGAGATGGCAAGTACTTGGTGCGATTGCGCACGCACCACATCCACTTACCACGCCTCAGATTGCCGCCGCAATGGGTATCACACGCCAAGGAGTGCAAAAGCAATTGAATCTCGGGCTGAGCTCAGGGATGGTGAAAACCATCACGAACCCTCGGCATGAACGCTCACCACTCTATCAACTGACCGAGCTTGGTCGGCGTACTTTTGATGCGGCGATATCGCTGGAAGCTGAGTGGGTCGGATCACTGGTGCAATCCACGGATCCTAACGAGCTAAAAGTGACATTAAACACCTTGATAAGCCTGGAGACGAAGCTGGAAGAGTCACCAGTACCAAATAGCACTATATAA